Proteins from a single region of Argiope bruennichi chromosome 6, qqArgBrue1.1, whole genome shotgun sequence:
- the LOC129971652 gene encoding putative uncharacterized protein DDB_G0286901 isoform X2, which translates to MQVPGKLKKKKLPQSKVLQTIVCCLKNRKYPHVLYWFNEIRQEFIIRFVHKNNSEWKVDDLELFIELDKLSKKYEEYKQDKDYDTKCKGRCRANLLKLVNKGYITFIEDIPNGSTTLKKYKINVKVIPSIKNSNDSKRSKGSNDNALCRYKSIDGIADNEVKFKTETQPNEQSHCLCLPKFQPIIVYVNLLLGDAPISNFGMMSTNSDTDGKSVNQNGNIESMNVSGTNPCYATSEYSGLQNNTNVLNGYQFGISTNSTGSPMIEMSNSNSDTDAKLVNPNGNIESMNVNGADTCYAISEYNGLQNNMNVHDGLQNNMNVHDGLQNNMNVHDGLQNNMNVHDGLQNNMNVHDGLQNNMNVHDGLQNNMNVHDGLQNNMNVHDGYEFGISTNSTESPMFDMSNNNSDTDGKTVNQNGNIESMNVNRADACYPISEYNGLQNNINMYSEYQIGIISTNSTESPMIDTRNNSDVDGKAINRKGNENIESMNVNGADACYSISKYNGLQNMNVYNGLQSNVKVHNGYQLGISTNSTASLLIDKRNNSDTDGKLVNPNEDLESMDVNEADTCYSISEYSGLQNNINVHNAYQNEGCNINDIAVPSSPMNAMDILNNLSSDWYSDFDKDIVNPFQQDSLFSCNVNFSSNHLFEESGCLLSDEARSFVI; encoded by the exons ATGCAA GTGCCagggaaattaaagaaaaagaag cttcCACAGTCAAAAGTATTGCAGACGATTGTATGCtgtctaaaaaatagaaaatatccaCATGTGCTATATTGGTTTAATGAAATAAGACAAGAATTCATAATAAGAtttgtgcataaaaataattctgagtgGAAGGTGGATGACTTGGAACTATTTATA gaattggataagttatcaaaaaaatatgaagaatacaaGCAAGATAAAGATTATGATACAAAGTGCAAAGGACGGTGCAGagccaatttattaaaattggttaATAAAGGATATATAACCTTTATTGAAGACATTCCAAATGGATCTACAACTCTGAAGAAATATAAGATCAATGTTAAGG ttataccTAGTATTAAGAACTCAAATGATAGTAAACGGAGTAAAGGAAGCAATGat AATGCATTATGTAGATATAAATCTATTGATGGAATTGCTGACAATGAAgtcaaatttaaaactgaaactcAACCAAATGAACAGTCTCACTGCCTATGTCTTCCGAAATTTCAACCG ataattgtGTATGTTAACCTATTACTTGGAGATGCACCCATATCAAAT tttgGTATGATGTCCACTAATTCTGATACTGATGGAAAATCAGTCAATCAAAATGGGAATATTGAAAGTATGAATGTGAGTGGAACTAATCCATGTTATGCAACTTCTGAATATAGTGGATTGCAGAATAATACGAATGTGCTTAATGGATATCAG tttggtATATCTACTAATTCTACAGGAAGTCCAATGATTGAAATGAGCAACAGCAATTCGGATACTGATGCAAAATTGGTCAATCCAAATGGGAATATTGAAAGTATGAATGTGAATGGAGCTGATACATGTTATGCAATTTCAGAATATAATGGATTGCAGAATAATATGAATGTGCATGATGGATTACAGAATAATATGAATGTGCATGATGGATTGCAGAATAATATGAATGTGCATGATGGATTGCAGAATAATATGAATGTGCATGATGGATTGCAGAATAATATGAATGTGCATGATGGATTGCAGAATAATATGAATGTGCATGATGGATTGCAGAATAATATGAATGTGCATGATGGATTGCAGAATAATATGAATGTGCATGACGGATATGAG tttggTATATCGACTAATTCTACAGAAAGTCCAATGTTTGATATGAGCAATAATAATTCGGATACTGACGGAAAAACAGTCAATCAAAATGGGAATATTGAAAGTATGAATGTGAATAGAGCTGATGCATGTTATCCAATTTCAGAATATAATGGATtgcagaataatataaatatgtatagtgAATATCAG attggtATTATATCTACTAATTCAACAGAAAGTCCAATGATTGATACAAGAAATAATTCCGATGTTGATGGAAAAGCAATCAATCGAAAAGGCAATGAGAATATTGAAAGTATGAATGTGAATGGAGCTGATGCAtgttattcaatttcaaaatataatggaTTGCAGAATATGAATGTGTATAATGGGTTGCAGAGTAATGTGAAAGTTCATAATGGATATCAG cttggTATATCTACTAATTCTACAGCAAGTCTATTGATTGATAAAAGAAACAATTCCGATACTGATGGAAAATTGGTCAATCCAAATGAGGATCTTGAAAGTATGGATGTGAATGAAGCTGACACATGTTATTCAATTTCAGAGTATAGTGGATTGCAGAATAATATAAATGTGCATAATGCATATCAG AATGAAGGCTGTAACATAAATGACATTGCTGTACCAAGTTCACCCATGAATGCGATGGATATTTTGAAT AATCTATCATCTGATTGGTACAGTGATTTTGATAAGGATATTGTTAATCCATTTCAACAAGATAGTCTCTTCTCctgtaatgtaaatttttcaagTAACCATCTGTTTGAAGAGAGTGGTTGTTTGCTATCAGATGAGGCAAGATCTTTTGTCATTtga
- the LOC129971652 gene encoding putative uncharacterized protein DDB_G0286901 isoform X4 has protein sequence MDSCEVPGKLKKKKLPQSKVLQTIVCCLKNRKYPHVLYWFNEIRQEFIIRFVHKNNSEWKVDDLELFIELDKLSKKYEEYKQDKDYDTKCKGRCRANLLKLVNKGYITFIEDIPNGSTTLKKYKINVKVIPSIKNSNDSKRSKGSNDNALCRYKSIDGIADNEVKFKTETQPNEQSHCLCLPKFQPIIVYVNLLLGDAPISNFGMMSTNSDTDGKSVNQNGNIESMNVSGTNPCYATSEYSGLQNNTNVLNGYQFGISTNSTESPMFDMSNNNSDTDGKTVNQNGNIESMNVNRADACYPISEYNGLQNNINMYSEYQIGIISTNSTESPMIDTRNNSDVDGKAINRKGNENIESMNVNGADACYSISKYNGLQNMNVYNGLQSNVKVHNGYQLGISTNSTASLLIDKRNNSDTDGKLVNPNEDLESMDVNEADTCYSISEYSGLQNNINVHNAYQNEGCNINDIAVPSSPMNAMDILNNLSSDWYSDFDKDIVNPFQQDSLFSCNVNFSSNHLFEESGCLLSDEARSFVI, from the exons ATGGATAGTTGTGAA GTGCCagggaaattaaagaaaaagaag cttcCACAGTCAAAAGTATTGCAGACGATTGTATGCtgtctaaaaaatagaaaatatccaCATGTGCTATATTGGTTTAATGAAATAAGACAAGAATTCATAATAAGAtttgtgcataaaaataattctgagtgGAAGGTGGATGACTTGGAACTATTTATA gaattggataagttatcaaaaaaatatgaagaatacaaGCAAGATAAAGATTATGATACAAAGTGCAAAGGACGGTGCAGagccaatttattaaaattggttaATAAAGGATATATAACCTTTATTGAAGACATTCCAAATGGATCTACAACTCTGAAGAAATATAAGATCAATGTTAAGG ttataccTAGTATTAAGAACTCAAATGATAGTAAACGGAGTAAAGGAAGCAATGat AATGCATTATGTAGATATAAATCTATTGATGGAATTGCTGACAATGAAgtcaaatttaaaactgaaactcAACCAAATGAACAGTCTCACTGCCTATGTCTTCCGAAATTTCAACCG ataattgtGTATGTTAACCTATTACTTGGAGATGCACCCATATCAAAT tttgGTATGATGTCCACTAATTCTGATACTGATGGAAAATCAGTCAATCAAAATGGGAATATTGAAAGTATGAATGTGAGTGGAACTAATCCATGTTATGCAACTTCTGAATATAGTGGATTGCAGAATAATACGAATGTGCTTAATGGATATCAG tttggTATATCGACTAATTCTACAGAAAGTCCAATGTTTGATATGAGCAATAATAATTCGGATACTGACGGAAAAACAGTCAATCAAAATGGGAATATTGAAAGTATGAATGTGAATAGAGCTGATGCATGTTATCCAATTTCAGAATATAATGGATtgcagaataatataaatatgtatagtgAATATCAG attggtATTATATCTACTAATTCAACAGAAAGTCCAATGATTGATACAAGAAATAATTCCGATGTTGATGGAAAAGCAATCAATCGAAAAGGCAATGAGAATATTGAAAGTATGAATGTGAATGGAGCTGATGCAtgttattcaatttcaaaatataatggaTTGCAGAATATGAATGTGTATAATGGGTTGCAGAGTAATGTGAAAGTTCATAATGGATATCAG cttggTATATCTACTAATTCTACAGCAAGTCTATTGATTGATAAAAGAAACAATTCCGATACTGATGGAAAATTGGTCAATCCAAATGAGGATCTTGAAAGTATGGATGTGAATGAAGCTGACACATGTTATTCAATTTCAGAGTATAGTGGATTGCAGAATAATATAAATGTGCATAATGCATATCAG AATGAAGGCTGTAACATAAATGACATTGCTGTACCAAGTTCACCCATGAATGCGATGGATATTTTGAAT AATCTATCATCTGATTGGTACAGTGATTTTGATAAGGATATTGTTAATCCATTTCAACAAGATAGTCTCTTCTCctgtaatgtaaatttttcaagTAACCATCTGTTTGAAGAGAGTGGTTGTTTGCTATCAGATGAGGCAAGATCTTTTGTCATTtga
- the LOC129971652 gene encoding putative uncharacterized protein DDB_G0286901 isoform X1, whose product MDSCEVPGKLKKKKLPQSKVLQTIVCCLKNRKYPHVLYWFNEIRQEFIIRFVHKNNSEWKVDDLELFIELDKLSKKYEEYKQDKDYDTKCKGRCRANLLKLVNKGYITFIEDIPNGSTTLKKYKINVKVIPSIKNSNDSKRSKGSNDNALCRYKSIDGIADNEVKFKTETQPNEQSHCLCLPKFQPIIVYVNLLLGDAPISNFGMMSTNSDTDGKSVNQNGNIESMNVSGTNPCYATSEYSGLQNNTNVLNGYQFGISTNSTGSPMIEMSNSNSDTDAKLVNPNGNIESMNVNGADTCYAISEYNGLQNNMNVHDGLQNNMNVHDGLQNNMNVHDGLQNNMNVHDGLQNNMNVHDGLQNNMNVHDGLQNNMNVHDGLQNNMNVHDGYEFGISTNSTESPMFDMSNNNSDTDGKTVNQNGNIESMNVNRADACYPISEYNGLQNNINMYSEYQIGIISTNSTESPMIDTRNNSDVDGKAINRKGNENIESMNVNGADACYSISKYNGLQNMNVYNGLQSNVKVHNGYQLGISTNSTASLLIDKRNNSDTDGKLVNPNEDLESMDVNEADTCYSISEYSGLQNNINVHNAYQNEGCNINDIAVPSSPMNAMDILNNLSSDWYSDFDKDIVNPFQQDSLFSCNVNFSSNHLFEESGCLLSDEDLFSVQ is encoded by the exons ATGGATAGTTGTGAA GTGCCagggaaattaaagaaaaagaag cttcCACAGTCAAAAGTATTGCAGACGATTGTATGCtgtctaaaaaatagaaaatatccaCATGTGCTATATTGGTTTAATGAAATAAGACAAGAATTCATAATAAGAtttgtgcataaaaataattctgagtgGAAGGTGGATGACTTGGAACTATTTATA gaattggataagttatcaaaaaaatatgaagaatacaaGCAAGATAAAGATTATGATACAAAGTGCAAAGGACGGTGCAGagccaatttattaaaattggttaATAAAGGATATATAACCTTTATTGAAGACATTCCAAATGGATCTACAACTCTGAAGAAATATAAGATCAATGTTAAGG ttataccTAGTATTAAGAACTCAAATGATAGTAAACGGAGTAAAGGAAGCAATGat AATGCATTATGTAGATATAAATCTATTGATGGAATTGCTGACAATGAAgtcaaatttaaaactgaaactcAACCAAATGAACAGTCTCACTGCCTATGTCTTCCGAAATTTCAACCG ataattgtGTATGTTAACCTATTACTTGGAGATGCACCCATATCAAAT tttgGTATGATGTCCACTAATTCTGATACTGATGGAAAATCAGTCAATCAAAATGGGAATATTGAAAGTATGAATGTGAGTGGAACTAATCCATGTTATGCAACTTCTGAATATAGTGGATTGCAGAATAATACGAATGTGCTTAATGGATATCAG tttggtATATCTACTAATTCTACAGGAAGTCCAATGATTGAAATGAGCAACAGCAATTCGGATACTGATGCAAAATTGGTCAATCCAAATGGGAATATTGAAAGTATGAATGTGAATGGAGCTGATACATGTTATGCAATTTCAGAATATAATGGATTGCAGAATAATATGAATGTGCATGATGGATTACAGAATAATATGAATGTGCATGATGGATTGCAGAATAATATGAATGTGCATGATGGATTGCAGAATAATATGAATGTGCATGATGGATTGCAGAATAATATGAATGTGCATGATGGATTGCAGAATAATATGAATGTGCATGATGGATTGCAGAATAATATGAATGTGCATGATGGATTGCAGAATAATATGAATGTGCATGACGGATATGAG tttggTATATCGACTAATTCTACAGAAAGTCCAATGTTTGATATGAGCAATAATAATTCGGATACTGACGGAAAAACAGTCAATCAAAATGGGAATATTGAAAGTATGAATGTGAATAGAGCTGATGCATGTTATCCAATTTCAGAATATAATGGATtgcagaataatataaatatgtatagtgAATATCAG attggtATTATATCTACTAATTCAACAGAAAGTCCAATGATTGATACAAGAAATAATTCCGATGTTGATGGAAAAGCAATCAATCGAAAAGGCAATGAGAATATTGAAAGTATGAATGTGAATGGAGCTGATGCAtgttattcaatttcaaaatataatggaTTGCAGAATATGAATGTGTATAATGGGTTGCAGAGTAATGTGAAAGTTCATAATGGATATCAG cttggTATATCTACTAATTCTACAGCAAGTCTATTGATTGATAAAAGAAACAATTCCGATACTGATGGAAAATTGGTCAATCCAAATGAGGATCTTGAAAGTATGGATGTGAATGAAGCTGACACATGTTATTCAATTTCAGAGTATAGTGGATTGCAGAATAATATAAATGTGCATAATGCATATCAG AATGAAGGCTGTAACATAAATGACATTGCTGTACCAAGTTCACCCATGAATGCGATGGATATTTTGAAT AATCTATCATCTGATTGGTACAGTGATTTTGATAAGGATATTGTTAATCCATTTCAACAAGATAGTCTCTTCTCctgtaatgtaaatttttcaagTAACCATCTGTTTGAAGAGAGTGGTTGTTTGCTATCAGATGAG GATTTGTTTTcagttcaataa
- the LOC129971652 gene encoding GATA zinc finger domain-containing protein 8-like isoform X3: MDSCEVPGKLKKKKLPQSKVLQTIVCCLKNRKYPHVLYWFNEIRQEFIIRFVHKNNSEWKVDDLELFIELDKLSKKYEEYKQDKDYDTKCKGRCRANLLKLVNKGYITFIEDIPNGSTTLKKYKINVKVIPSIKNSNDSKRSKGSNDNALCRYKSIDGIADNEVKFKTETQPNEQSHCLCLPKFQPIIVYVNLLLGDAPISNFGMMSTNSDTDGKSVNQNGNIESMNVSGTNPCYATSEYSGLQNNTNVLNGYQFGISTNSTGSPMIEMSNSNSDTDAKLVNPNGNIESMNVNGADTCYAISEYNGLQNNMNVHDGLQNNMNVHDGLQNNMNVHDGLQNNMNVHDGLQNNMNVHDGLQNNMNVHDGLQNNMNVHDGLQNNMNVHDGYEFGISTNSTESPMFDMSNNNSDTDGKTVNQNGNIESMNVNRADACYPISEYNGLQNNINMYSEYQIGIISTNSTESPMIDTRNNSDVDGKAINRKGNENIESMNVNGADACYSISKYNGLQNMNVYNGLQSNVKVHNGYQLGISTNSTASLLIDKRNNSDTDGKLVNPNEDLESMDVNEADTCYSISEYSGLQNNINVHNAYQNEGCNINDIAVPSSPMNAMDILNDLFSVQ; this comes from the exons ATGGATAGTTGTGAA GTGCCagggaaattaaagaaaaagaag cttcCACAGTCAAAAGTATTGCAGACGATTGTATGCtgtctaaaaaatagaaaatatccaCATGTGCTATATTGGTTTAATGAAATAAGACAAGAATTCATAATAAGAtttgtgcataaaaataattctgagtgGAAGGTGGATGACTTGGAACTATTTATA gaattggataagttatcaaaaaaatatgaagaatacaaGCAAGATAAAGATTATGATACAAAGTGCAAAGGACGGTGCAGagccaatttattaaaattggttaATAAAGGATATATAACCTTTATTGAAGACATTCCAAATGGATCTACAACTCTGAAGAAATATAAGATCAATGTTAAGG ttataccTAGTATTAAGAACTCAAATGATAGTAAACGGAGTAAAGGAAGCAATGat AATGCATTATGTAGATATAAATCTATTGATGGAATTGCTGACAATGAAgtcaaatttaaaactgaaactcAACCAAATGAACAGTCTCACTGCCTATGTCTTCCGAAATTTCAACCG ataattgtGTATGTTAACCTATTACTTGGAGATGCACCCATATCAAAT tttgGTATGATGTCCACTAATTCTGATACTGATGGAAAATCAGTCAATCAAAATGGGAATATTGAAAGTATGAATGTGAGTGGAACTAATCCATGTTATGCAACTTCTGAATATAGTGGATTGCAGAATAATACGAATGTGCTTAATGGATATCAG tttggtATATCTACTAATTCTACAGGAAGTCCAATGATTGAAATGAGCAACAGCAATTCGGATACTGATGCAAAATTGGTCAATCCAAATGGGAATATTGAAAGTATGAATGTGAATGGAGCTGATACATGTTATGCAATTTCAGAATATAATGGATTGCAGAATAATATGAATGTGCATGATGGATTACAGAATAATATGAATGTGCATGATGGATTGCAGAATAATATGAATGTGCATGATGGATTGCAGAATAATATGAATGTGCATGATGGATTGCAGAATAATATGAATGTGCATGATGGATTGCAGAATAATATGAATGTGCATGATGGATTGCAGAATAATATGAATGTGCATGATGGATTGCAGAATAATATGAATGTGCATGACGGATATGAG tttggTATATCGACTAATTCTACAGAAAGTCCAATGTTTGATATGAGCAATAATAATTCGGATACTGACGGAAAAACAGTCAATCAAAATGGGAATATTGAAAGTATGAATGTGAATAGAGCTGATGCATGTTATCCAATTTCAGAATATAATGGATtgcagaataatataaatatgtatagtgAATATCAG attggtATTATATCTACTAATTCAACAGAAAGTCCAATGATTGATACAAGAAATAATTCCGATGTTGATGGAAAAGCAATCAATCGAAAAGGCAATGAGAATATTGAAAGTATGAATGTGAATGGAGCTGATGCAtgttattcaatttcaaaatataatggaTTGCAGAATATGAATGTGTATAATGGGTTGCAGAGTAATGTGAAAGTTCATAATGGATATCAG cttggTATATCTACTAATTCTACAGCAAGTCTATTGATTGATAAAAGAAACAATTCCGATACTGATGGAAAATTGGTCAATCCAAATGAGGATCTTGAAAGTATGGATGTGAATGAAGCTGACACATGTTATTCAATTTCAGAGTATAGTGGATTGCAGAATAATATAAATGTGCATAATGCATATCAG AATGAAGGCTGTAACATAAATGACATTGCTGTACCAAGTTCACCCATGAATGCGATGGATATTTTGAAT GATTTGTTTTcagttcaataa